From Camelus dromedarius isolate mCamDro1 chromosome 23, mCamDro1.pat, whole genome shotgun sequence, a single genomic window includes:
- the SLC25A44 gene encoding solute carrier family 25 member 44 isoform X1 codes for MEDKRNIQIIEWEHLDKKKFYVFGVAMTMMIRVSVYPFTLIRTRLQVQKGKSLYHGTFDAFIKILRADGVTGLYRGFLVNTFTLISGQCYVTTYELTRKFVADYSQSNTVKSLVAGGSASLVAQSITVPIDVVSQHLMMQRKGEKMGRFQVRGNLEGQGVVAFGQTKDIIRQILRADGLRGFYRGYVASLLTYIPNSAVWWPFYHFYAEQLSSLCPKECPHIVFQAISGPLAAATASILTNPMDVIRTRVQVEGKNSIILTFRQLMAEEGPWGLMKGLSARIISATPSTIVIVVGYESLKKLSLRPELVDSRHW; via the exons ATGGAGGACAAACGTAACATCCAGATCATTGAGTGGGAACACCTGGACAAGAAGAAGTTCTATGTGTTTGGTGTGGCAATGACAATGATGATCCGTGTCAGCGTCTACCCATTCACCCTCATCCGCACTCGGCTGCAAGTTCAGAAAGGCAAGAGCCTCTACCATGGGACCTTTGATGCCTTCATCAAGATCCTACGGGCGGATGGTGTGACTGGCCTCTACCGGGGATTCCTGGTCAACACCTTCACCCTCATATCTGGCCAGTGCTATGTAACCACTTATGAGCTCACCCGGAAGTTTGTAGCTGACTACAGCCAGAGCAACACAGTCAAATCACTGGTGGCTGGTGGCTCGGCCTCTCTCGTGGCTCAGAGCATCACAGTGCCCATTGATGTGGTCTCCCAGCACCTGATGATGCAGCGCAAGGGTGAGAAAATGGGCCGCTTCCAAGTGCGAGGGAATCTAGAGGGACAAGGGGTAGTTGCCTTTGGCCAAACCAAGGACATCATCAGGCAGATCCTCCGGGCTGATGGACTTCGTGGCTTCTACCGAGGCTACGTGGCTTCACTGCTTACCTACATCCCAAACAGTGCTGTCTGGTGGCCCTTCTACCACTTCTATGCAG AGCAGCTCTCGTCCCTCTGTCCTAAGGAGTGCCCTCACATTGTCTTTCAAGCCATCTCAGGGCCTCTAGCTGCAGCCACTGCATCCATCCTCACTAATCCCATGGATGTCATCCGAACCCGAGTGCAG GTTGAGGGCAAGAACTCCATCATCCTGACCTTCCGACAGCTAATGGCAGAAGAGGGGCCTTGGGGCCTCATGAAGGGCCTCTCTGCCAGAATCATCTCAGCCACGCCCTCCACCATTGTCATTGTGGTGGGCTACGAGAGCCTCAAGAAACTCAGCCTCCGACCTGAGCTGGTGGACTCAAGACACTGGTAA
- the SLC25A44 gene encoding solute carrier family 25 member 44 isoform X2, whose protein sequence is MEDKRNIQIIEWEHLDKKKFYVFGVAMTMMIRVSVYPFTLIRTRLQVQKGKSLYHGTFDAFIKILRADGVTGLYRGFLVNTFTLISGQCYVTTYELTRKFVADYSQSNTVKSLVAGGSASLVAQSITVPIDVVSQHLMMQRKGEKMGRFQVRGNLEGQGVVAFGQTKDIIRQILRADGLRGFYRGYVASLLTYIPNSAVWWPFYHFYAG, encoded by the exons ATGGAGGACAAACGTAACATCCAGATCATTGAGTGGGAACACCTGGACAAGAAGAAGTTCTATGTGTTTGGTGTGGCAATGACAATGATGATCCGTGTCAGCGTCTACCCATTCACCCTCATCCGCACTCGGCTGCAAGTTCAGAAAGGCAAGAGCCTCTACCATGGGACCTTTGATGCCTTCATCAAGATCCTACGGGCGGATGGTGTGACTGGCCTCTACCGGGGATTCCTGGTCAACACCTTCACCCTCATATCTGGCCAGTGCTATGTAACCACTTATGAGCTCACCCGGAAGTTTGTAGCTGACTACAGCCAGAGCAACACAGTCAAATCACTGGTGGCTGGTGGCTCGGCCTCTCTCGTGGCTCAGAGCATCACAGTGCCCATTGATGTGGTCTCCCAGCACCTGATGATGCAGCGCAAGGGTGAGAAAATGGGCCGCTTCCAAGTGCGAGGGAATCTAGAGGGACAAGGGGTAGTTGCCTTTGGCCAAACCAAGGACATCATCAGGCAGATCCTCCGGGCTGATGGACTTCGTGGCTTCTACCGAGGCTACGTGGCTTCACTGCTTACCTACATCCCAAACAGTGCTGTCTGGTGGCCCTTCTACCACTTCTATGCAG GTTGA
- the PMF1 gene encoding polyamine-modulated factor 1 isoform X1 — MAEAGSVNVGSGREEKEPEGLSQESAPTGTTISRVKLFDTMVDTFLQKLVASGSYRRFTDCYKHFYQLQPEMTQRIYDKFITQLQTSIRDEISEIKEEGNLEAVLNALDVIVEEGKDRREPAWRPSGIPEKDLRSTLVPYFLQQRDALQRRVQKQEAENRQLADAVLAGRRQVEELQLQVQARQQAWQALHREQKELVAVLREPE, encoded by the exons ATGGCCGAAGCGGGTAGCGTTAATGTAGGCAGCGGCCGTGAGGAAAAAGAGCCTGAGGGACTGTCTCAGGAATCTGCGCCTACCGGCACTACTATTTCGAGGGTGAAGCTGTTCGACACCATGGTGGACACTTTTCTCCAGAAGCTAGTCGCTTCCGGGAG CTACCGGAGATTCACTGACTGTTACAAGCACTTCTATCAGTTGCAGCCTGAGATGACCCAGCGGATCTATGACAAGTTTATAACTCAGTTGCAGACATCTATCCGG GATGAAATCTCTGAAATCAAAGAGGAGGGGAACCTGGAAGCTGTCTTGAATGCACTGGATGTGATTGTGGAAGAAGGCAAAGACCGCAGGGAGCCGGCCTG GCGCCCTAGTGGGATCCCGGAGAAGGACCTGCGCAGCACCCTGGTGCCCTACTTCCTGCAGCAGCGGGACGCCCTGCAGCGCCGTGTACAGAAGCAGGAGGCCGAGAACAGGCAGCTGGCAGATGCCGTCCTGGCCGGGCGCAGGCAGGTGGAGGAGCTGCAGCTGCAGGTTCAGGCCCGGCAGCAGGCCTGGCAG GCTCTACACAGAGAACAGAAGGAGCTGGTGGCCGTGCTGAGGGAGCCTGAGTGA
- the PMF1 gene encoding polyamine-modulated factor 1 isoform X2, which translates to MAEAGSVNVGSGREEKEPEGLSQESAPTGTTISRVKLFDTMVDTFLQKLVASGSYRRFTDCYKHFYQLQPEMTQRIYDKFITQLQTSIRDEISEIKEEGNLEAVLNALDVIVEEGKDRREPACSGTPCSAVYRSRRPRTGSWQMPSWPGAGRWRSCSCRFRPGSRPGRLYTENRRSWWPC; encoded by the exons ATGGCCGAAGCGGGTAGCGTTAATGTAGGCAGCGGCCGTGAGGAAAAAGAGCCTGAGGGACTGTCTCAGGAATCTGCGCCTACCGGCACTACTATTTCGAGGGTGAAGCTGTTCGACACCATGGTGGACACTTTTCTCCAGAAGCTAGTCGCTTCCGGGAG CTACCGGAGATTCACTGACTGTTACAAGCACTTCTATCAGTTGCAGCCTGAGATGACCCAGCGGATCTATGACAAGTTTATAACTCAGTTGCAGACATCTATCCGG GATGAAATCTCTGAAATCAAAGAGGAGGGGAACCTGGAAGCTGTCTTGAATGCACTGGATGTGATTGTGGAAGAAGGCAAAGACCGCAGGGAGCCGGCCTG CAGCGGGACGCCCTGCAGCGCCGTGTACAGAAGCAGGAGGCCGAGAACAGGCAGCTGGCAGATGCCGTCCTGGCCGGGCGCAGGCAGGTGGAGGAGCTGCAGCTGCAGGTTCAGGCCCGGCAGCAGGCCTGGCAG GCTCTACACAGAGAACAGAAGGAGCTGGTGGCCGTGCTGA
- the BGLAP gene encoding osteocalcin produces MRPLTLLALLALATLCLAGRVDAKPSGAESGKGAAFVSKQEGSEMVKRLRRYLDHGLGAPAPYVDPLEPKREVCELNPDCDELADQMGFQEAYRRFYGTT; encoded by the exons ATGAGGCCCCTCACGCTCCTCGCCCTACTGGCCCTGGCCACGCTCTGCCTCGCTGGCCGGGTAG ATGCGAAGCCCAGTGGTGCAGAGTCTGGCAAAGGTGCAG CCTTCGTGTCCAAGCAGGAGGGCAGTGAGATGGTGAAGAGACTCAGACGCTACCTGGATCATGGGCTGGG AGCCCCAGCCCCCTACGTAGATCCCTTGGAGCCCAAGAGGGAGGTGTGTGAGCTCAACCCGGACTGTGATGAGCTGGCTGACCAAATGGGCTTCCAGGAGGCCTACCGGCGCTTCTACGGCACAACCTAG
- the PAQR6 gene encoding membrane progestin receptor delta: protein MLSLKLPQLLRVHQVPRVFWEDGIMSGYRHPTSSALDCVLSSFQMTNETVNIWTHFLPTWYFLWRLLALAGGPGFRSEPYHWPLLVFLLPACLYPFASCCAHTFSSMSPRARHICYFLDYGALSLYSLGCAFPYAAYSMPAPWLHSRLHQLFVPAAALNSFLCTGLSCYSRFPELERPGLSKILRTAAFTYPFLFDNLPLFYRLSLCWGRAHSCGQEALSTSHGYHLFCALLTGFLFASHLPERLAPGRFDYIGHSHQLFHICAVLGTHFQLEAVLADMGSRRAWLATQESPLGLAGTVATLGLAVAGNLLIIATYTASLFRAPSTCPLLQGGPLEAGTKAKLQ from the exons ATGCTCAGTCTCAAGCTGCCCCAGCTCCTTCGAGTCCACCAGGTCCCCAGG GTGTTCTGGGAAGACGGCATCATGTCTGGCTACCGCCACCCTACCAGCTCGGCCTTGGACTGTGTCCTCAGCTCCTTCCAGATGACCAACGAGACCGTCAACATCTGGACTCACTTCCTGCCCACCTG GTACTTCCTGTGGCGCCTCCTGGCGCTGGCCGGGGGCCCGGGCTTCCGGTCGGAGCCCTACCACTGGCCGCTGCTCGTCTTCCTGCTGCCCGCCTGCCTCTACCCGTTTGCGTCGTGCTGCGCGCACACCTTCAGCTCCATGTCGCCCCGCGCGCGTCACATCTGCTACTTCCTGGACTACGGGGCGCTCAGCCTCTACAGCCTGG GCTGCGCCTTCCCCTACGCCGCCTACTCCATGCCGGCCCCCTGGCTGCACAGCCGCCTGCACCAGCTCTTTGTGCCCGCCGCCGCACTCAATTCCTTCCTGTGCACCGGCCTGTCCTGCTACTCCCG attCCCAGAGCTAGAAAGGCCTGGACTCAGTAAGATCCTTCGCacagctgccttcacctatcccTTCCTGTTCGACAACCTCCCGCTCTTCTATCGG CTCAGCCTGTGCTGGGGCAGGGCCCACAGCTGTGGACAGGAGGCGCTGAGCACCAGCCACGGCTACCACCTCTTCTGCGCACTGCTCACTGGCTTCCTCTTCGCCTCCCACCTACCTGAGCGGCTGGCACCAGGACGCTTTGATTACATTG GCCACAGCCACCAGCTATTCCACATCTGTGCAGTGCTGGGCACCCATTTCCAGCTGGAGGCGGTGCTGGCTGATATGGGATCTCGCCGAGCCTGGCTGGCTACGCAGGAATCGCCCCTGGGCCTGGCGGGCACAGTGGCCACACTGGGCTTGGCGGTGGCCGGGAATCTGCTCATCATTGCCACTTACACAGCTTCCCTATTCCGGGCCCCCAGTACATGCCCCCTGCTGCAGGGCGGCCCACTGGAGGCGGGTACAAAGGCCAAACTACAGTGA